In the Patescibacteria group bacterium genome, GAAATCATCACTCCCAAAGAACTTGAACACAAAATGGGGTTAACTCCGGCCGAAATAATCGTTTACAAAGCGTTGCGCGGAGATCCGTCTGATAATATTCCCGGCGTGGCCGGCATTGGTGATGTAACAGCGACCAAGCTGGTTACGCATTATCATACCCTGGACAAGATTTACGCCGCGCTGGACGACGAAAATCAGCCGTTGTTGCAGGGTAAAGTGAAGCAGAATTTAATTGATCAAAAAGAGACAGCGTATTTGTCTGAGGTGCTGGCGACGATTGATACTAATATTAAGATTGATTTTGATTTGGACAAAGCCAAATGGGACGGCCGCGTAACGCCAGAGACCGAGAAAATATTTAGCGATTTGCAGTTTCACAGTTTAATGACGCGATTGCGCGGGTTGCGAAGTGGTCATCTCGACACCGCGAGTGAATCGAACGGCGAGCGACCCCGTCTGGCTCAGATAAAAACGGAATCTCTCACTGCGTTCGAGACGGCAGGTGATAGTGTCGCATTGGTCTTAACCTATGAAGGAGATTCACCGCGACGCGGTCAAATTACCGGAGTCGCAATCGCCACCAGCGCAGATCAAGCATATATTTTAAAATGGGACGATAAATCAAAGTCGATATTAAATAAAATACTGGCATCGGGCGTCGAAATAATTTCTCCAAATATCAAAAATGTCATTTTCTTACTCGAAAACGCCGAGTCGTCACTCAAGCAGCCGTATTTTGACGTAAATCTTGCCATCAACCTAACACAAGACGAGGCTAGAATCGATAATGTGAAAACGTTAGAAGACGCCGCTCAAATTGCATGTCAATGTTTTGCTCTAAGAAAAAATTTGGGTGAAAAAATTGACGAATCTAAAATGACCAAGCTTTGGCAAGAAGTTGAGCTGCCGCTAATTCCGGTTATCGCTAAAATTGAAAACAACGGCATATTAGTAGAGCCGCACAAGCTAAACGATTTATCAACTGAATTCACAGCGCAAATTGCCAAAGTGGAGAAAGAGATATGGCACCTGGCCGGCCAAGAGTTTAACATCGCCTCGCCTAGTCAATTAAGCGATATTCTGTTCAACAAGCTCCAAATTAGCGCTAAGGATGTTAAAAAAAACAAAACGGCGTATTCAACCGATGCCGAGACGCTAGAGGTACTCCGGTCGGCGCATCCTGTGGTGGATTTGGTGTTGCGATATCGTGAATTAGCCAAGCTTAAAAACACCTATTTAGACGCGTTGCCGGCGTTAATTGACCCTAAAGACGGGCGAATTCACACCACCTACAATCAGCTCGGTGCGGCAACCGGCCGATTTTCGTCAACTGATCCGAATTTACAGAACATCCCAATTCGATCCGAGTACGGTGATCAAATTCGTCAAGCTTTTGTGGCGGCGCCCAAAACAAAATTAGTTTCGGCCGATTACTCGCAAATTGAGCTGCGCGTTTTGGCGCATTTGTCTGGCGATCAGAATATGATTTCCGATTTTAATTCCGGTTTGGATATTCACACCGCTACGGCAGCCAA is a window encoding:
- a CDS encoding DNA polymerase I, encoding MQTPKPTLLLIDGNALIHRAYHAIPLGMKTASGELTNAIYGFTSSLITAIATAKPSYVVACFDVKGDTFRHKQYPQYKAQRKPMEQELVDQIPRIHQIVESMQIPILTQVGVEADDLIGTIAKQHANGTHVYILTGDKDTLQLLDDHISVITLGSGINKSEIITPKELEHKMGLTPAEIIVYKALRGDPSDNIPGVAGIGDVTATKLVTHYHTLDKIYAALDDENQPLLQGKVKQNLIDQKETAYLSEVLATIDTNIKIDFDLDKAKWDGRVTPETEKIFSDLQFHSLMTRLRGLRSGHLDTASESNGERPRLAQIKTESLTAFETAGDSVALVLTYEGDSPRRGQITGVAIATSADQAYILKWDDKSKSILNKILASGVEIISPNIKNVIFLLENAESSLKQPYFDVNLAINLTQDEARIDNVKTLEDAAQIACQCFALRKNLGEKIDESKMTKLWQEVELPLIPVIAKIENNGILVEPHKLNDLSTEFTAQIAKVEKEIWHLAGQEFNIASPSQLSDILFNKLQISAKDVKKNKTAYSTDAETLEVLRSAHPVVDLVLRYRELAKLKNTYLDALPALIDPKDGRIHTTYNQLGAATGRFSSTDPNLQNIPIRSEYGDQIRQAFVAAPKTKLVSADYSQIELRVLAHLSGDQNMISDFNSGLDIHTATAAKIHQIDPKLVTSELRRAAKTINFGILYGLSAHRLSGQLSISHAEAKQFIDRYFASYPGIKQFLEKVIEQSRRDGYYTTLFGRRRIFPEINSGAWAVRAGAERMAMNFPMQGAVADILKMAMIKAGHEFALHQDQIKPVLTIHDELIFEVAEAEVDFVAKNLPQIMTSVCKLDVPLVAEVKVGENWGNMSKFEQ